The Parachlamydia acanthamoebae genome has a window encoding:
- a CDS encoding glycosyltransferase family 2 protein — protein MNQIAIIIVTYNSQLHLPKAMECLQNQTVSPSQIIIVDTGSKDKSYLWDYQENPLVELVYAPQDAGFCVGNNLGWKNVAPNTDYVFFLNPDAFITSTYLEQALQMMQNPSHANCGALTGTTLKYDMQANQPKNVYDTTGIFHTWYGRWYDRGQEETYEPQRFREIEKIPAICGAVFFCRKKALDAVLINEQEIFNSDFYMYKEDIDLSLRLQKNNWSLLFHPNLIAYHCRGWTPQRRNMPRKMRLHSAQNELRINLKHIFPFGAAYSFLKYCVVKFLDR, from the coding sequence ATGAACCAGATAGCCATCATTATTGTCACTTATAACAGTCAACTCCATCTCCCTAAAGCCATGGAATGTTTGCAAAATCAGACCGTGTCCCCCTCACAAATTATTATTGTTGATACAGGTTCCAAAGATAAAAGCTATTTATGGGATTATCAGGAAAATCCTTTGGTTGAACTTGTCTACGCTCCACAAGATGCGGGCTTTTGTGTGGGAAATAATTTGGGATGGAAAAATGTGGCTCCAAATACCGATTATGTCTTTTTCCTAAACCCCGATGCTTTTATCACCAGCACCTATTTAGAACAGGCCTTGCAAATGATGCAAAATCCTTCCCATGCCAACTGTGGAGCCTTAACAGGCACAACTTTAAAATATGACATGCAGGCAAACCAACCTAAAAACGTCTATGATACAACAGGCATTTTTCATACATGGTATGGGCGGTGGTATGATCGTGGACAAGAAGAAACATACGAACCTCAGCGCTTTCGAGAAATCGAGAAAATTCCTGCCATCTGTGGTGCCGTTTTCTTTTGTCGAAAAAAAGCATTAGATGCTGTTTTAATTAACGAACAAGAGATTTTTAATAGCGATTTTTACATGTATAAAGAGGATATCGACTTATCATTGCGTCTCCAAAAAAACAATTGGTCGCTTCTTTTTCATCCGAATTTGATTGCTTATCATTGCAGAGGGTGGACACCACAGCGTCGAAATATGCCGAGAAAAATGCGCTTACACTCTGCTCAAAACGAACTCAGAATCAATTTAAAACACATCTTTCCTTTTGGTGCAGCTTACTCCTTTTTAAAATACTGCGTCGTCAAGTTCTTAGATAGGTAA
- a CDS encoding glycosyltransferase → MRILIISTFFPPLNSIASLRPYSWAKFWAEAGHEVSVLTTQKMPSSCTSLTLENSGFRVHEIPYSDFLSTVKKSYQKDRKTQESQKSFSLKTLLWNSFQKLRTKTGIFNACRMPDLTDLWINPAYKYIEKQGTWDLIVSTSGPYAVHVVAQKLKKQGLGRKWIADFRDSWSDNYIYPGIFPFNCFENWWERKLMQSADLLTTVSTPFAKDFEKKYPQKKVLTLENGFDLSDREKLPVESIFPEDGKFRIVHTGSIYSAKRDPSPLFQAIAEMQKDPHDLALLNKLEVIFVGEQLGNLHTLVEKYQVSQWVKNYGMRKREDALRMQRDAHALLFLPWTDLDFPGVLTGKIFEYLFSGTPTIAVGGKGIEQSQQLILDAQAGEVLENVEKIKLYLQNKLDCVVKEYVQPCRTILSQYDRKTLALKLLASIQI, encoded by the coding sequence TTGCGCATTTTAATTATCTCGACTTTTTTTCCACCCCTAAATTCTATAGCCTCTCTTAGACCCTATTCTTGGGCCAAATTTTGGGCAGAAGCAGGCCACGAAGTATCCGTATTAACCACACAAAAAATGCCTTCCTCATGCACATCTCTTACTTTGGAGAATTCAGGATTTAGGGTGCATGAAATTCCTTATTCAGATTTTTTGAGCACCGTTAAAAAAAGTTATCAGAAAGATAGAAAAACGCAAGAATCGCAAAAATCATTTTCGCTGAAAACGCTTCTCTGGAATAGCTTTCAAAAGCTCCGTACCAAAACAGGAATTTTTAATGCCTGTCGCATGCCCGATTTAACCGATCTTTGGATTAATCCCGCTTATAAATACATTGAAAAGCAAGGAACTTGGGATTTAATCGTCAGCACTTCAGGACCTTATGCCGTACATGTCGTCGCTCAAAAGCTCAAGAAGCAGGGACTAGGGAGAAAATGGATTGCGGACTTTAGGGATTCATGGAGTGATAATTATATCTATCCTGGCATTTTCCCTTTTAACTGCTTCGAAAACTGGTGGGAACGAAAACTCATGCAATCAGCCGATCTTCTAACTACAGTCAGCACACCCTTTGCAAAGGATTTTGAAAAAAAATACCCACAGAAAAAGGTATTGACCCTTGAAAATGGGTTTGATCTAAGTGATCGTGAAAAGCTTCCAGTGGAATCGATCTTTCCCGAAGATGGGAAATTTCGCATTGTCCACACCGGCTCAATTTATTCAGCCAAAAGAGATCCCTCTCCCCTTTTTCAAGCCATTGCAGAAATGCAAAAGGATCCTCATGATCTAGCTCTCTTAAATAAATTAGAAGTGATTTTTGTCGGTGAACAGCTCGGAAATCTCCACACACTTGTTGAAAAATATCAAGTCTCTCAATGGGTCAAGAACTATGGCATGCGCAAAAGAGAAGATGCCCTACGCATGCAAAGAGATGCACACGCCCTTTTATTTCTTCCCTGGACAGATCTGGATTTCCCTGGCGTTTTGACAGGAAAAATCTTTGAGTACCTATTTTCGGGTACTCCGACTATTGCTGTCGGTGGAAAAGGAATTGAACAATCACAACAACTCATTTTAGATGCGCAAGCGGGTGAAGTATTGGAAAATGTGGAAAAAATAAAACTGTATTTACAAAATAAGCTAGACTGTGTTGTGAAGGAATATGTCCAGCCTTGCCGAACCATTTTAAGTCAGTATGATCGCAAAACCCTCGCGTTAAAACTTCTTGCAAGCATACAAATATGA
- the pdxT gene encoding pyridoxal 5'-phosphate synthase glutaminase subunit PdxT, which translates to MHAPVIGVLALQGAFAKHMEMLHALSIQAKEVRTPQDLQECDGLIIPGGESTTISKQMRYIHLEEPIREFAKKKPLFGTCAGLILMASEVDTGEITPFHLLDISVQRNAYGRQIESFEAEVDIFLGRPKQTFPAIFIRAPLIKSCGKQVEILSSFNHTPILVQQGRHLGATFHPELSHQTMIHRYFFKLVKDAASAKD; encoded by the coding sequence ATGCATGCGCCGGTTATTGGAGTTTTGGCCTTACAAGGAGCGTTTGCAAAACACATGGAAATGTTGCACGCTCTTTCTATTCAAGCGAAAGAGGTCCGCACCCCACAAGATCTGCAAGAATGTGATGGACTAATTATTCCCGGGGGAGAGTCCACCACAATTTCAAAACAAATGCGCTATATCCATCTCGAAGAACCTATTCGTGAATTTGCCAAAAAAAAACCCCTCTTTGGCACCTGTGCAGGCTTAATTTTAATGGCTTCTGAAGTCGATACAGGTGAAATCACGCCTTTCCATTTACTCGATATTTCTGTGCAAAGAAATGCTTATGGAAGACAAATTGAATCATTCGAAGCTGAGGTTGACATTTTTTTAGGGCGGCCCAAGCAAACCTTTCCAGCTATTTTCATCCGTGCTCCCTTAATTAAAAGCTGTGGAAAGCAAGTTGAGATTCTCAGTAGTTTTAACCACACGCCTATTTTGGTTCAGCAAGGCCGTCATCTTGGGGCCACCTTTCATCCTGAGCTCTCTCATCAAACAATGATCCACAGGTATTTCTTTAAGCTTGTCAAAGATGCAGCTTCTGCAAAAGACTAA
- the pdxS gene encoding pyridoxal 5'-phosphate synthase lyase subunit PdxS: protein MVEKKLTNYPEKNTFEVKIGLAEMLKGGVIMDVTTPDQAKIAEDAGAVAVMALERIPADIRSQGGIARMSNPELIQKIQESVSIPVMAKCRIGHFVEAQILEALFIDFIDESEVLTPADEENHIDKTPFKIPFVCGCRNLGEALRRIGEGAAMIRTKGEAGTGNIVEAVRHMRALLREMRLLTMLDPSELMAEAKKMGAPFHLVQQVAKTGKLPVPNFAAGGIATPADAALMMQLGAESVFVGSGIFKSEDPPQRARAIVAAATYYNNPEMLAKISMGLLSAMEGLEIQQIKKEELLAYRGW from the coding sequence ATGGTGGAAAAAAAATTAACAAATTATCCCGAAAAAAATACCTTTGAAGTCAAAATTGGGCTTGCAGAAATGCTAAAAGGTGGAGTGATTATGGATGTCACAACACCCGACCAAGCTAAAATCGCGGAGGATGCGGGAGCCGTTGCGGTGATGGCACTCGAAAGAATTCCTGCGGATATCCGCTCTCAAGGTGGGATAGCGCGCATGTCCAATCCAGAACTGATTCAAAAAATTCAAGAATCCGTATCCATTCCAGTTATGGCAAAATGTCGTATTGGCCATTTTGTTGAAGCACAGATTTTGGAAGCGCTTTTTATTGATTTCATTGATGAAAGTGAAGTTCTCACACCTGCTGATGAAGAAAATCATATCGACAAGACCCCCTTTAAGATCCCTTTTGTCTGCGGTTGCCGCAATTTAGGGGAAGCTTTACGCCGAATCGGGGAAGGCGCAGCGATGATTCGCACAAAAGGAGAGGCGGGAACAGGCAATATTGTGGAAGCTGTTCGCCATATGCGCGCTCTTCTGCGTGAAATGCGCTTGCTCACAATGCTCGATCCTTCCGAATTAATGGCTGAAGCAAAAAAAATGGGTGCTCCATTTCACCTCGTGCAACAAGTTGCGAAAACAGGAAAACTCCCTGTACCCAATTTTGCTGCAGGTGGAATCGCCACTCCCGCTGATGCTGCGTTAATGATGCAACTTGGAGCGGAAAGTGTTTTTGTTGGATCTGGTATTTTTAAATCAGAAGATCCACCACAAAGAGCAAGAGCGATTGTTGCTGCTGCAACTTACTACAATAACCCTGAGATGCTAGCTAAAATTTCTATGGGCCTTTTAAGTGCCATGGAAGGTTTGGAAATTCAGCAAATCAAAAAAGAAGAATTGCTTGCATATAGGGGCTGGTAG
- a CDS encoding putative quorum-sensing-regulated virulence factor has translation MSLLEKATFVCIDCETTGLDVHADRIIEVAVARFTFDQILEQFESLINPECPIPESSIQIHHITAEMVADKPPITQVIPQILDAVRSHTIVGHGVLFDIELIAVAAERAGIPCSIRQNPYLDTLRLARLYGESPINSLEQLRMHFNIQFEGAHRAMSDVLVNIEVFKHLAKRYKTTDNLFQILSKPILLRCMPLGKHKGRSLKEIPLDYLKWAAHKNFDQDLLFSIRSELKRRKQGNLFLQSVSPFSDL, from the coding sequence ATGTCTTTGTTAGAAAAAGCAACATTTGTCTGTATCGATTGTGAAACTACCGGTTTGGACGTTCATGCCGATCGTATTATTGAAGTCGCAGTTGCGCGATTTACATTCGATCAGATCCTGGAACAATTCGAATCCTTGATCAATCCCGAATGCCCAATTCCAGAAAGTTCCATCCAAATCCATCACATCACAGCTGAAATGGTTGCTGACAAACCACCAATTACCCAAGTAATCCCACAAATTCTCGATGCAGTTCGCTCGCATACAATTGTAGGACATGGTGTTTTATTCGACATAGAACTCATTGCAGTCGCTGCAGAACGTGCAGGGATTCCATGCTCTATTCGGCAAAATCCTTACTTGGATACATTGCGTCTAGCTAGACTTTATGGGGAGAGCCCCATTAATTCCCTCGAGCAATTGCGCATGCACTTTAATATTCAATTTGAAGGTGCACACCGCGCGATGAGCGATGTTTTAGTTAATATTGAGGTTTTTAAGCATCTAGCAAAACGATATAAAACAACCGACAATCTTTTTCAAATTCTCTCTAAGCCAATCTTGCTAAGATGCATGCCCCTTGGAAAACATAAGGGAAGATCTTTAAAAGAAATTCCTTTAGACTACTTGAAATGGGCTGCTCATAAAAACTTTGACCAAGATTTATTATTTAGCATTCGTTCAGAGCTAAAAAGAAGAAAACAGGGCAATCTATTTTTGCAATCTGTAAGCCCTTTTTCAGATTTGTAA
- the yihA gene encoding ribosome biogenesis GTP-binding protein YihA/YsxC, with product MKYSFKNTCFITTAVNQKNYPSVKDTAGLVLPEIAVAGRSNVGKSSLLNHLFQVKNLVKTSSTPGKTQALNFFNVDEKLVFVDLPGYGFAQVPLEVRKKWGPLIEHYLRERENLKLILFLFDIRRLPNEDDKLFLDWVIKNQKSMILVLTKVDKVTANQKASQTRAILSAFEAENIHYAYYSVPKNLGRKELIAMMNEALEEERT from the coding sequence ATGAAATACTCATTTAAAAATACATGCTTTATCACAACCGCAGTTAACCAAAAAAATTACCCTAGTGTAAAAGATACTGCAGGCCTCGTTTTACCTGAAATTGCGGTTGCCGGACGATCGAATGTAGGAAAATCTAGCTTGCTCAATCACTTATTCCAAGTAAAAAACTTGGTGAAAACATCCAGCACTCCAGGAAAAACCCAAGCGTTAAATTTTTTCAATGTCGACGAAAAACTCGTTTTTGTTGACCTTCCAGGTTATGGATTTGCACAAGTTCCTCTAGAAGTTCGTAAAAAATGGGGACCACTCATTGAACACTACCTAAGAGAACGTGAAAATTTAAAACTCATTTTATTTCTTTTTGATATTCGACGCTTACCCAATGAAGATGACAAATTATTTTTGGATTGGGTCATTAAAAATCAAAAATCAATGATCTTAGTATTGACCAAGGTTGATAAAGTCACGGCAAATCAAAAAGCGAGTCAAACACGCGCAATCCTTTCTGCTTTTGAAGCTGAGAATATTCATTATGCTTATTATTCAGTTCCAAAAAATTTAGGAAGAAAAGAATTAATTGCGATGATGAACGAAGCTCTTGAAGAAGAACGCACTTAA
- the tsaE gene encoding tRNA (adenosine(37)-N6)-threonylcarbamoyltransferase complex ATPase subunit type 1 TsaE, translating to MMNSLKAAIYSSSEEQTMQHAYQFGQSLVPNSIVCFHGDLGAGKTTFIKGLVSGATNCLPSEVNSPTFVYMNIYEGQKTVYHFDLYRLNHADEFLGMGFDDLLYANGICCIEWAERIQNLIPPHAISVTIQHTGEHERHIVIKPGQSI from the coding sequence ATGATGAATTCACTTAAAGCCGCGATCTATTCTTCATCGGAAGAACAGACTATGCAACACGCTTATCAGTTTGGCCAAAGTCTTGTCCCAAATAGTATTGTGTGCTTCCACGGAGATCTAGGAGCCGGAAAAACAACCTTCATTAAAGGGCTTGTATCTGGCGCAACAAATTGTTTGCCATCCGAAGTGAATAGTCCAACTTTCGTCTACATGAATATTTATGAAGGCCAAAAAACTGTTTATCACTTTGATTTATATAGACTCAATCACGCTGATGAATTTCTTGGAATGGGATTTGATGACTTGCTATACGCAAATGGCATTTGTTGCATTGAATGGGCAGAGCGGATCCAAAACCTCATCCCCCCTCATGCTATTTCCGTGACCATCCAACACACTGGTGAACATGAACGCCATATTGTCATCAAACCTGGACAATCCATATGA
- a CDS encoding DUF2709 domain-containing protein, which produces MTKVVISDEIKTALLHFLQENPHADLVTTYLRYVEKKFNLSPVLFPKEKTIFQSTDQAVNFLEKEGKLWHEAEIKIGFSNLSVNEGTKKIYICPFTGKVFGDNTHPNPQDAIYDWVSKCPENTERVGGLRVKRFFVSEDPDVIRSYISKTKTKESITKAVYSSVLSGKLFSTKQAVILDFEKNYLKKLSLVEVQNQNRFQIEESFLNFIQKQLEEDKIASFVESVAEIEDFTPFVEQWIE; this is translated from the coding sequence ATGACTAAGGTTGTCATCTCCGATGAAATAAAAACGGCATTATTGCATTTCCTTCAAGAGAATCCCCATGCCGATCTAGTGACAACATATCTTCGCTATGTGGAAAAAAAGTTCAACCTCTCTCCTGTGCTTTTTCCTAAAGAGAAAACAATTTTTCAGAGTACTGATCAAGCAGTCAATTTTCTCGAAAAAGAAGGTAAACTTTGGCACGAAGCTGAAATCAAGATTGGTTTTAGTAATTTAAGTGTCAATGAAGGAACTAAAAAAATTTACATTTGCCCTTTTACTGGCAAAGTTTTTGGAGACAACACGCACCCTAACCCGCAAGATGCTATTTATGATTGGGTTTCAAAATGCCCTGAAAATACAGAAAGAGTTGGCGGTCTACGTGTAAAACGTTTTTTTGTTTCTGAAGATCCGGACGTGATTCGAAGCTACATTTCGAAAACAAAAACGAAAGAATCGATTACAAAAGCCGTTTATTCATCCGTCTTAAGCGGAAAACTTTTTAGCACGAAACAAGCTGTTATCCTAGATTTTGAAAAAAATTATTTAAAAAAACTCTCTTTAGTCGAAGTTCAGAATCAAAATCGTTTCCAAATTGAAGAAAGTTTTTTGAATTTTATTCAAAAACAATTGGAAGAAGATAAGATTGCCTCATTTGTTGAATCTGTAGCGGAAATTGAAGACTTTACTCCTTTTGTTGAGCAATGGATTGAGTAA
- a CDS encoding Glu/Leu/Phe/Val family dehydrogenase has translation MVLIKKMQVPGYEQVVEGIDESSGLHCFVAIHNTSLGPALGGVRIYPYNSSQDALNDVLRLAKGMTYKSAVITNGLGGGKSVIIADPHKEKSKALLYAFAEVLNALEGKYIAAEDVGSSIEDMNVLHEKTHYVAASASKNSSGDPSRFTAWGVYRGLQAVAKKLWGERSLDGKTIAIQGLGNVGAKLADILFWEGAELILTDKDEHKLQELSWLYGARAVAPANIMDIPCDIFCPCALGAILNEETIPQLRCLAIAGAANNQLRVPEDGVALLKRNILYAPDYVINSGGIINAAAEYNEGGYDPKASRDKVDHIFETLSLIFERSEKEHQSTSLIADELAESHLKNLVGKRTTPIIFH, from the coding sequence ATGGTTTTAATAAAAAAAATGCAAGTACCAGGATATGAACAAGTCGTCGAAGGCATAGATGAGAGTAGTGGGTTACACTGTTTTGTTGCCATCCATAATACTTCCCTGGGACCTGCATTGGGTGGTGTGAGAATTTATCCTTATAATTCTTCACAAGATGCTTTAAATGATGTTTTGCGTTTAGCCAAAGGGATGACATATAAATCTGCTGTGATCACAAATGGATTAGGTGGAGGAAAAAGTGTGATCATTGCCGATCCACACAAAGAAAAATCCAAAGCCTTATTGTATGCGTTTGCTGAGGTACTGAACGCATTGGAAGGGAAGTATATTGCAGCAGAAGATGTTGGAAGTTCTATCGAAGATATGAATGTTTTGCATGAGAAAACCCATTATGTGGCAGCTTCAGCATCCAAAAATAGCAGTGGGGATCCGAGTCGTTTTACGGCATGGGGCGTTTACCGAGGCTTGCAGGCTGTTGCTAAAAAATTATGGGGGGAGCGTTCTTTAGATGGGAAAACGATTGCCATTCAAGGTCTTGGCAATGTAGGCGCCAAATTAGCTGATATTTTGTTTTGGGAAGGAGCCGAACTTATTTTAACAGACAAAGATGAGCACAAGCTACAAGAATTATCCTGGTTATACGGGGCAAGAGCTGTAGCTCCAGCTAATATTATGGATATCCCATGCGATATTTTTTGTCCGTGTGCACTTGGTGCGATTTTGAATGAAGAAACGATTCCTCAATTGCGTTGCTTGGCTATTGCAGGGGCTGCAAATAATCAGTTGCGTGTTCCTGAAGATGGGGTGGCACTTTTAAAAAGAAATATTTTATATGCTCCCGATTACGTTATTAATTCAGGGGGGATCATTAATGCCGCCGCGGAATATAATGAAGGGGGATATGATCCCAAAGCTTCAAGAGATAAAGTGGATCATATTTTTGAAACACTATCTTTGATTTTTGAACGATCTGAAAAAGAGCATCAGTCGACAAGTCTCATTGCAGATGAATTGGCAGAGAGTCATCTTAAAAATTTAGTGGGAAAAAGAACGACACCCATTATCTTTCATTAA
- a CDS encoding biotin transporter BioY, with protein MQTLAIRSTSFSNIQNVLQIIGSSLLLALSAQIAIPLPFTPIPLTLQTLTALLIGARLGPVNGALAVVLYLIEIGFGCPFLAGGLASPTALFGLKGGYLMGMIVQAYIMGFFAANSRSSAHFFVGGCFACLAQLFCGASWFSLFFGWEKSILLGFVPFLPGEIIKVYLLTKLIKNK; from the coding sequence ATGCAGACCCTTGCAATCCGTTCTACAAGCTTTTCTAACATCCAAAATGTTCTCCAAATCATTGGGAGTTCCCTTCTTTTAGCATTAAGTGCTCAAATTGCGATCCCTCTTCCCTTTACTCCTATTCCTTTGACCCTTCAAACATTAACAGCTCTTTTGATTGGAGCAAGACTAGGTCCTGTGAATGGAGCCTTGGCAGTCGTGCTTTATTTAATTGAAATTGGTTTTGGGTGCCCATTTTTAGCTGGAGGCCTTGCTAGTCCGACTGCTTTATTTGGCTTAAAAGGGGGATATTTAATGGGAATGATTGTTCAAGCTTACATCATGGGATTTTTTGCTGCTAACAGCCGCTCCTCTGCACATTTTTTTGTTGGAGGATGCTTCGCATGCTTAGCCCAACTCTTCTGCGGAGCTAGCTGGTTTTCCCTCTTTTTCGGATGGGAAAAATCCATACTTCTGGGCTTTGTCCCTTTTCTTCCGGGTGAAATAATTAAAGTTTATTTATTAACTAAACTTATTAAGAATAAATAA
- the tatC gene encoding twin-arginine translocase subunit TatC, with the protein MKAPFWDHVEELRKTLLRCLFSIGVGFLLCLLAYKPLLHFLIQPLQSSQWTETSIVRKKLTNSTQQDQVVHLTPDMMVAPSFANESIKQNASTYVVPAGQSIVIDIVQNGSKLILTSPLEGISTVVKLSFWFGLAGSSPLWIWYILRFISPALSINKQRLLLKAFFLTIALFGLGVYVAYRLTIPLANAYFMHFNQGLGINLWSLSSYLEYTIILMLGNGLAFEGGAILLLLVQGGVISQNTMRKYRHHAIVGIFLLSAILTPPDVLSQILLAVPLICFYELAILYANWLDLKNKNEEKIAFDN; encoded by the coding sequence ATGAAAGCACCTTTCTGGGATCACGTTGAAGAACTAAGAAAAACCCTGCTCCGTTGTTTATTTTCTATCGGAGTAGGTTTTCTTCTATGCCTTCTGGCCTATAAGCCCCTTTTACATTTTTTGATTCAGCCACTCCAATCTTCTCAATGGACGGAAACATCCATTGTCCGAAAAAAACTCACGAATTCGACTCAGCAAGATCAAGTTGTGCACCTTACGCCCGACATGATGGTTGCCCCATCTTTTGCGAACGAATCGATTAAACAAAATGCATCCACTTATGTCGTCCCGGCTGGACAATCGATCGTTATTGATATTGTACAAAATGGTTCGAAACTCATCTTGACAAGTCCTCTAGAAGGTATTTCGACGGTTGTTAAATTGTCTTTTTGGTTTGGCTTAGCAGGATCTTCCCCTTTATGGATTTGGTATATTCTTCGCTTTATCTCCCCCGCATTATCCATCAACAAGCAAAGACTTTTGCTAAAAGCGTTCTTTCTCACCATTGCTTTATTTGGGCTAGGCGTCTACGTTGCATACAGATTGACCATCCCTCTAGCCAACGCGTATTTTATGCATTTCAATCAGGGGTTAGGTATCAATTTATGGAGCCTATCATCTTATCTTGAGTATACGATTATCCTTATGCTGGGGAATGGATTGGCTTTCGAAGGCGGTGCTATTTTATTATTGCTTGTCCAAGGTGGCGTGATCTCCCAGAATACGATGAGAAAATACAGACATCATGCCATTGTGGGGATTTTTTTACTCAGCGCTATTTTAACTCCTCCGGATGTGCTCTCGCAAATTTTGTTAGCGGTTCCGCTTATCTGCTTTTATGAGCTCGCCATTTTATATGCAAATTGGTTAGATTTAAAAAATAAGAATGAAGAAAAAATAGCTTTTGATAACTAA
- a CDS encoding twin-arginine translocase TatA/TatE family subunit, with translation MIGTGELIVIFCVILLLFGGKKLPELAKSLGRAIREFKKACEEDESQEKKLEPSRIRVEESNPSNDL, from the coding sequence ATGATTGGAACAGGTGAATTAATTGTCATTTTTTGCGTAATTCTTCTTTTATTCGGAGGAAAAAAACTTCCTGAGCTTGCTAAAAGTTTAGGGCGAGCAATTCGTGAATTTAAAAAAGCCTGTGAAGAAGATGAGTCTCAAGAAAAAAAATTGGAACCTTCTCGCATTCGTGTCGAAGAATCGAACCCCTCCAACGATCTCTAA
- a CDS encoding pGP6-D family virulence protein — protein sequence MANVNALLSERLNTNRQSTKMAKMAHASATGNLTSFSGIFSISDLSDKEKQLLEDILKEYTTGEQNPEHDLPALMQLTSEVKAINSQAIMLHGERIKKVHDILIQYKEGAFTTWLIAAYGNRQTPYNFMQYYELHAKVPKKLHAVVDSMPKQAIYTLASRDVNFEKKLEFIESYNGETKTELLAKIRTWFPLPQEDKRQANIKEILVQGLTRLHKLVKQNTFRLSKDEKNHVKDLIEKLSNQIDQK from the coding sequence ATGGCCAATGTTAATGCTTTGTTAAGTGAACGATTAAATACGAATCGCCAGTCTACCAAAATGGCTAAAATGGCGCATGCATCTGCGACAGGAAACCTCACAAGTTTTTCTGGCATTTTTAGCATCTCCGATCTTTCTGACAAAGAAAAGCAACTGCTTGAAGACATCCTGAAAGAATATACAACAGGTGAGCAAAATCCCGAGCATGACCTTCCCGCGCTTATGCAATTAACTTCCGAAGTCAAAGCAATCAATAGCCAAGCTATTATGTTGCATGGGGAAAGAATTAAAAAGGTGCATGACATTTTAATTCAGTACAAAGAAGGTGCCTTCACAACATGGCTGATTGCAGCTTATGGAAATAGACAAACCCCCTACAACTTTATGCAGTATTACGAACTGCATGCAAAAGTTCCTAAAAAACTGCATGCTGTGGTCGATTCCATGCCTAAACAGGCCATTTATACTTTAGCCAGCCGCGATGTAAATTTCGAAAAAAAACTAGAATTTATCGAATCTTATAATGGAGAGACCAAAACCGAACTTTTAGCCAAAATTCGCACCTGGTTTCCATTACCCCAAGAAGATAAGCGACAGGCAAACATCAAGGAAATTCTGGTACAAGGCCTAACCAGATTGCATAAATTGGTCAAACAAAATACTTTTCGTTTGTCCAAGGACGAAAAAAACCACGTTAAGGATCTTATTGAAAAACTTTCGAATCAAATTGATCAAAAATAA